Proteins encoded by one window of Acinonyx jubatus isolate Ajub_Pintada_27869175 chromosome X, VMU_Ajub_asm_v1.0, whole genome shotgun sequence:
- the KDM5C gene encoding lysine-specific demethylase 5C isoform X11 — MEPGSDDFLPPPECPVFEPSWAEFRDPLGYIAKIRPIAEKSGICKIRPPADWQPPFAVEVDNFRFTPRIQRLNELEAQTRVKLNYLDQIAKFWEIQGSSLKIPNVERRILDLYSLSKIVVEEGGYEAICKDRRWARVAQRLNYPPGKNIGSLLRSHYERIVYPYEMYQSGANLVQCNTRPFDNEEKDKEYKPHSIPLRQSVQPSKFNSYGRRAKRLQPDPEPTEEDIEKNPELKKLQIYGAGPKMMGLGLMAKDKTLRKKDKEGPECPPTVVVKEESGGDVKVESTSPKTFLESKEELSHSPEPCTKMTMRLRRNHSNAQFIESYVCRMCSRGDEDDKLLLCDGCDDNYHIFCLLPPLPEIPKGVWRCPKCVMAECKRPPEAFGFEQATREYTLQSFGEMADSFKADYFNMPVHMVPTELVEKEFWRLVNSIEEDVTVEYGADIHSKEFGSGFPVSDSKRHLTPEEEEYATSGWNLNVMPVLEQSVLCHINADISGMKVPWLYVGMVFSAFCWHIEDHWSYSINYLHWGEPKTWYGVPSLAAEHLEEVMKKLTPELFDSQPDLLHQLVTLMNPNTLMSHGVPVVRTNQCAGEFVITFPRAYHSGFNQGYNFAEAVNFCTADWLPAGRQCIEHYRRLRRYCVFSHEELICKMAACPEKLDLNLAAAVHKEMFIMVQEERRLRKALLEKGITEAEREAFELLPDDERQCIKCKTTCFLSALACYDCPDGLVCLSHINDLCKCSSSRQYLRYRYTLDELPAMLHKLKVRAESFDTWANKVRVALEVEDGRKRSLEELRALESEARERRFPNSELLQQLKNCLSEAEACVSRALGLVSGQEAGPHRVAGLQMTLAELRAFLDQMNNLPCAMHQIGDVKGILEQVEAYQAEAREALASLPSSPGLLQSLLERGQLLGVEVPEAQQLQRQVEQARWLDEVKRTLAPSARRGTLAVMRGLLVAGASVAPSPAVDKARAELQELLTIAERWEEKAHLCLEARQKHPPATLEAIIHEAENIPVHLPNIQALKEALAKARAWIADVDEIQNGDHYPCLDDLEGLVAVGRDLPVGLEELRQLELQVLTAHSWREKASKTFLKRNSCYTLLEVLCPCADAGSDSTKRSRWMEKELGLYKSDTELLGLSAQDLRDPGSVVQGLLENGDSVTSPEKVAPGEGSVVGIQPGAVSNPACPRNPPDLELLSSLLPQLTGPVLELPEATRAPLEELMLEGDLLEVTLDENHSIWQLLQAGQPPDMERIRTLLELEKAERHGSRARGRALERRRRRKVDRGGEGDDPAREELEPKRVRSSGPEAEEAQEEEELEEETGGEGPPQPLPTTGSPSTQENQNGLEPALGATSGPSAPFSTLTPRLHVPCPQQPPQQQL; from the exons ATGGAGCCGGGGTCCGACGACTTCCTACCGCCGCCGGAGTGCCCGGTGTTCGAGCCTAGCTGGGCCGAGTTCCGAGACCCTCTTGGCTACATCGCGAAAATCCGGCCCATCGCCGAGAAGTCGGGAATTTGCAAGATCCGCCCACCCGCG GACTGGCAGCCACCCTTTGCTGTAGAAGTGGACAACTTCAGGTTTACTCCCCGAATCCAGAGGCTGAATGAACTAGAG GCCCAGACAAGAGTGAAGCTGAACTATTTGGACCAGATTGCCAAATTCTGGGAAATCCAGGGCTCCTCCTTAAAAATTCCCAATGTAGAACGGCGGATCTTGGACCTCTACAGCCTCAGCAAA ATCGTGGTGGAGGAAGGTGGCTATGAAGCCATCTGCAAAGACCGTCGGTGGGCCCGGGTGGCCCAGCGCCTCAACTACCCACCAGGCAAAAACATTGGTTCCCTGCTACGCTCCCACTATGAACGCATCGTTTACCCCTATGAGATGTACCAGTCTGGAGCCAACCTGGTG CAGTGCAACACACGTCCATTTGATAATGAGGAAAAGGACAAGGAATACAAACCCCACAGTATCCCCCTTCGACAGTCCGTGCAACCTTCCAAGTTCAATAGCTATGGCCGGCGGGCCAAGAGACTGCAGCCTGAT ccGGAACCCACGGAAGAAGACATTGAAAAGAATCCGGAACTGAAGAAGCTACAGATCTATGGGGCAGGCCCCAAGATGATGGGCCTGGGCCTCATGGCCAAGGATAAGACTCTGCGGAAGAAAG ATAAGGAAGGGCCTGAGTGTCCCCCCACcgtagtggtgaaggaggagtCAGGCGGGGATGTGAAGGTGGAGTCAACCTCACCTAAGACCTTCCTGGAGAGCAAGGAGGAGCTGAGTCACAGCCCAGAGCCCTGCACCAAGATGACCATGAGACTGCGGAGGAACCACAGCAATGCCCAGTTT ATCGAGTCCTATGTTTGCCGGATGTGTTCCCGAGGGGATGAGGATGACAAGCTTCTGCTGTGTGATGGCTGTGATGACAACTACCACATCTTCTGCCTGCTGCCTCCTCTGCCTGAGATTCCCAAGGGTGTCTGGAGGTGCCCAAAGTGTGTCATGGCG GAGTGTAAGCGCCCCCCTGAAGCCTTTGGCTTTGAGCAGGCTACCCGGGAATACACTCTGCAGAGCTTTGGCGAGATGGCTGACTCATTTAAAGCCGATTACTTCAACATGCCTGTGCAC ATGGTGCCCACAGAACTCGTGGAGAAGGAGTTCTGGCGGTTGGTAAACAGCATTGAGGAAGATGTGACTGTTGAGTATGGGGCTGACATCCATTCCAAAGAATTTGGTAGCGGTTTCCCCGTCAGTGACAGTAAGCGGCACCTAACCCCTGAGGAGGAG GAGTATGCTACCAGTGGTTGGAACCTGAATGTGATGCCAGTGTTGGAGCAGTCTGTACTATGCCACATCAATGCAGATATTTCTGGCATGAAGGTGCCCTGGCTCTATGTGGGCATGGTCTTTTCAGCCTTTTGCTGGCATATTGAGGATCACTGGAGTTACTCCATTAACTACCTCCATTG GGGTGAGCCGAAGACCTGGTATGGGGTACCCTCACTTGCAGCAGAACATTTGGAAGAGGTGATGAAGAAGCTGACACCTGAGCTCTTTGATAGCCAGCCTGACCTCCTGCACCAACTTGTCACCCTCATGAATCCCAATACCCTCATGTCCCATGGTGTGCCG GTTGTCCGTACAAACCAGTGTGCAGGAGAATTTGTCATTACCTTCCCTCGTGCTTACCACAGTGGCTTCAACCAAGGCTACAACTTTGCGGAGGCTGTCAACTTTTGCACTGCTGACTGG TTGCCAGCTGGGCGCCAATGCATTGAGCACTACCGCCGGCTCCGAAGATACTGTGTCTTCTCCCATGAGGAGCTCATCTGTAAGATGGCTGCCTGCCCAGAGAAGCTGGACCTGAACCTGGCCGCAGCTGTGCATAAGGAGATGTTCATCATGGTGCAGGAGGAACGGCGTCTACGAAAGGCCCTGCTTGAAAAG GGCATCACGGAAGCTGAGCGAGAGGCTTTCGAGCTACTCCCAGATGATGAGCGCCAATGCATCAAGTGCAAGACCACATGCTTCCTGTCAGCTCTGGCCTGCTACGACTGCCCGGACGGGCTTGTCTGCCTTTCCCACATCAATGACCTCTGCAAGTGCTCCAGTAGCCGGCAGTACCTGCG GTATCGATACACCTTGGATGAGCTCCCTGCTATGCTGCATAAACTGAAGGTTCGGGCCGAGTCCTTTGACACCTGGGCCAACAAAGTTCGAGTGGCCCTGGAGGTGGAGGATGGGCGGAAGCGCA gCCTTGAAGAGCTGAGGGCACTAGAGTCTGAGGCCCGTGAACGGAGGTTTCCTAACAGTGAGCTGCTGCAGCAACTGAAGAACTGCCTGAGTGAGGCAGAGGCCTGCGTGTCCCGGGCTCTGGGACTAGTCAGCGGCCAGGAAGCAGG CCCCCACAGGGTGGCTGGTCTACAGATGACCCTGGCTGAGCTCCGGGCATTTCTGGACCAGATGAACAACCTGCCTTGTGCCATGCACCAGATTGGGGATGTCAAG GGTATTCTGGAACAGGTGGAGGCCTACCAGGCTGAGGCCCGTGAGGCCCTGGCCTCGCTGCCCTCCAGTCCAGGGCTACTGCAGTCCCTGTTGGAGAGGGGGCAGCTGCTAGGGGTGGAGGTGCCCGAGGCCCAGCAGCTCCAGCGGCAGGTGGAACAGGCACGATGGCTGGATGAGGTGAAGCGCACGCTGGCCCCCTCAGCCCGGAGGGGCACCCTGGCTGTCATGCGGGGACTTTTGGTCGCGGGTGCTAGCGTAGCCCCTAGCCCTGCTGTGGACAAAGCCCGGGCTGAGCTGCAGGAGCTGCTGACCATTGCTGAACGCTGGGAGGAGAAAGCCCACCTCTGCTTGGAGGCCAG GCAGAAGCATCCACCAGCCACACTCGAGGCCATAATCCATGAGGCAGAAAACATCCCTGTTCACTTGCCCAACATCCAGGCTCTCAAGGAGGCTCTTGCTAAGGCCCGGGCCTGGATTGCTGATGTGGATGAGATCCAA AATGGTGACCACTACCCCTGCTTGGATGACTTAGAGGGCCTGGTGGCTGTGGGCCGGGACCTACCTGTGGGCTTGGAGGAGCTGAGACAGCTAGAGCTGCAGGTACTGACGGCACACTCCTGGAGGGAGAAGGCATCCAAGACTTTCCTCAAGAGGAATTCCTGCTACACGCTGCTGGAG GTGCTCTGCCCGTGTGCAGACGCCGGCTCAGACAGCACCAAGCGCAGCCGGTGGATGGAGAAGGAGCTGGGGTTGTACAAATCTGACACGGAGCTGCTGGGACTGTCTGCACAGGacctcagggacccaggctctgtG GTCCAGGGGTTGCTGGAGAACGGAGACAGTGTGACCAGTCCTGAGAAGGTAGCCCCCGGGGAGGGCTCAG TGGTGGGGATACAACCAGGAGCAGTCTCTAACCCAGCCTGTCCCCGCAACCCACCAGACCTGGAGCTGCTTTCCTCGCTGTTGCCACAGTTGACTGGCCCTGTGTTGGAGCTGCCTGAGGCAACTCGGGCCCCTCTAGAGGAGCTTATGTTAGAAGGGGACCTGCTTGAGGTGACCCTGGATGAAAACCACAGCATTTGGCAGCTATTGCAGGCTGGGCAGCCTCCAGACATGGAGCGGATCCGCACACTTCTAGAG CTGGAAAAGGCAGAGCGCCATGGGAGCCGGGCACGGGGCCGGGCGTTGGAGAGGCGGCGACGGCGGAAGGTGGATCGGGGTGGGGAGGGCGATGACCCAGCCCGAGAGGAGCTAGAGCCAAAGAGGGTACGGAGCTCAGGGCCAGAGGCtgaggaggcccaggaggaggaggagctggaggaggagactGGGGGTGAgggccccccccaacccctgcccaccACTGGCAGCCCCAGCACCCAGGAGAACCAGAATGGCTTGGAGCCGGCACTAGGGGCCACTTCAGGCCCCTCGGCCCCTTTCTCTACTCTGACTCCTAGGCTGCATGTGCCCTGCCCACAGCAGCCACCTCAGCAACAGTTGTGA
- the KDM5C gene encoding lysine-specific demethylase 5C isoform X12, translating to MEPGSDDFLPPPECPVFEPSWAEFRDPLGYIAKIRPIAEKSGICKIRPPADWQPPFAVEVDNFRFTPRIQRLNELEAQTRVKLNYLDQIAKFWEIQGSSLKIPNVERRILDLYSLSKIVVEEGGYEAICKDRRWARVAQRLNYPPGKNIGSLLRSHYERIVYPYEMYQSGANLVQCNTRPFDNEEKDKEYKPHSIPLRQSVQPSKFNSYGRRAKRLQPDPEPTEEDIEKNPELKKLQIYGAGPKMMGLGLMAKDKTLRKKDKEGPECPPTVVVKEESGGDVKVESTSPKTFLESKEELSHSPEPCTKMTMRLRRNHSNAQFIESYVCRMCSRGDEDDKLLLCDGCDDNYHIFCLLPPLPEIPKGVWRCPKCVMAVVRTNQCAGEFVITFPRAYHSGFNQGYNFAEAVNFCTADWLPAGRQCIEHYRRLRRYCVFSHEELICKMAACPEKLDLNLAAAVHKEMFIMVQEERRLRKALLEKGITEAEREAFELLPDDERQCIKCKTTCFLSALACYDCPDGLVCLSHINDLCKCSSSRQYLRYRYTLDELPAMLHKLKVRAESFDTWANKVRVALEVEDGRKRSLEELRALESEARERRFPNSELLQQLKNCLSEAEACVSRALGLVSGQEAGPHRVAGLQMTLAELRAFLDQMNNLPCAMHQIGDVKGILEQVEAYQAEAREALASLPSSPGLLQSLLERGQLLGVEVPEAQQLQRQVEQARWLDEVKRTLAPSARRGTLAVMRGLLVAGASVAPSPAVDKARAELQELLTIAERWEEKAHLCLEARQKHPPATLEAIIHEAENIPVHLPNIQALKEALAKARAWIADVDEIQNGDHYPCLDDLEGLVAVGRDLPVGLEELRQLELQVLTAHSWREKASKTFLKRNSCYTLLEVLCPCADAGSDSTKRSRWMEKELGLYKSDTELLGLSAQDLRDPGSVIVAFKEGEQKEKEGILQLRRTNSAKPSPLASSTTASSATSVCVCGQVPAGVGALQCDLCQDWFHGRCVSVPRLLSSPRPSPTSSPLLAWWEWDTKFLCPLCMRSRRPRLETILALLVALQRLPVRLPEGEALQCLTERAISWQGRARQALASEDVTALLGRLAELRQRLQAEPRPEEPPTYPSAPASDPLREGSGKDMPKVQGLLENGDSVTSPEKVAPGEGSVVGIQPGAVSNPACPRNPPDLELLSSLLPQLTGPVLELPEATRAPLEELMLEGDLLEVTLDENHSIWQLLQAGQPPDMERIRTLLELEKAERHGSRARGRALERRRRRKVDRGGEGDDPAREELEPKRVRSSGPEAEEAQEEEELEEETGGEGPPQPLPTTGSPSTQENQNGLEPALGATSGPSAPFSTLTPRLHVPCPQQPPQQQL from the exons ATGGAGCCGGGGTCCGACGACTTCCTACCGCCGCCGGAGTGCCCGGTGTTCGAGCCTAGCTGGGCCGAGTTCCGAGACCCTCTTGGCTACATCGCGAAAATCCGGCCCATCGCCGAGAAGTCGGGAATTTGCAAGATCCGCCCACCCGCG GACTGGCAGCCACCCTTTGCTGTAGAAGTGGACAACTTCAGGTTTACTCCCCGAATCCAGAGGCTGAATGAACTAGAG GCCCAGACAAGAGTGAAGCTGAACTATTTGGACCAGATTGCCAAATTCTGGGAAATCCAGGGCTCCTCCTTAAAAATTCCCAATGTAGAACGGCGGATCTTGGACCTCTACAGCCTCAGCAAA ATCGTGGTGGAGGAAGGTGGCTATGAAGCCATCTGCAAAGACCGTCGGTGGGCCCGGGTGGCCCAGCGCCTCAACTACCCACCAGGCAAAAACATTGGTTCCCTGCTACGCTCCCACTATGAACGCATCGTTTACCCCTATGAGATGTACCAGTCTGGAGCCAACCTGGTG CAGTGCAACACACGTCCATTTGATAATGAGGAAAAGGACAAGGAATACAAACCCCACAGTATCCCCCTTCGACAGTCCGTGCAACCTTCCAAGTTCAATAGCTATGGCCGGCGGGCCAAGAGACTGCAGCCTGAT ccGGAACCCACGGAAGAAGACATTGAAAAGAATCCGGAACTGAAGAAGCTACAGATCTATGGGGCAGGCCCCAAGATGATGGGCCTGGGCCTCATGGCCAAGGATAAGACTCTGCGGAAGAAAG ATAAGGAAGGGCCTGAGTGTCCCCCCACcgtagtggtgaaggaggagtCAGGCGGGGATGTGAAGGTGGAGTCAACCTCACCTAAGACCTTCCTGGAGAGCAAGGAGGAGCTGAGTCACAGCCCAGAGCCCTGCACCAAGATGACCATGAGACTGCGGAGGAACCACAGCAATGCCCAGTTT ATCGAGTCCTATGTTTGCCGGATGTGTTCCCGAGGGGATGAGGATGACAAGCTTCTGCTGTGTGATGGCTGTGATGACAACTACCACATCTTCTGCCTGCTGCCTCCTCTGCCTGAGATTCCCAAGGGTGTCTGGAGGTGCCCAAAGTGTGTCATGGCG GTTGTCCGTACAAACCAGTGTGCAGGAGAATTTGTCATTACCTTCCCTCGTGCTTACCACAGTGGCTTCAACCAAGGCTACAACTTTGCGGAGGCTGTCAACTTTTGCACTGCTGACTGG TTGCCAGCTGGGCGCCAATGCATTGAGCACTACCGCCGGCTCCGAAGATACTGTGTCTTCTCCCATGAGGAGCTCATCTGTAAGATGGCTGCCTGCCCAGAGAAGCTGGACCTGAACCTGGCCGCAGCTGTGCATAAGGAGATGTTCATCATGGTGCAGGAGGAACGGCGTCTACGAAAGGCCCTGCTTGAAAAG GGCATCACGGAAGCTGAGCGAGAGGCTTTCGAGCTACTCCCAGATGATGAGCGCCAATGCATCAAGTGCAAGACCACATGCTTCCTGTCAGCTCTGGCCTGCTACGACTGCCCGGACGGGCTTGTCTGCCTTTCCCACATCAATGACCTCTGCAAGTGCTCCAGTAGCCGGCAGTACCTGCG GTATCGATACACCTTGGATGAGCTCCCTGCTATGCTGCATAAACTGAAGGTTCGGGCCGAGTCCTTTGACACCTGGGCCAACAAAGTTCGAGTGGCCCTGGAGGTGGAGGATGGGCGGAAGCGCA gCCTTGAAGAGCTGAGGGCACTAGAGTCTGAGGCCCGTGAACGGAGGTTTCCTAACAGTGAGCTGCTGCAGCAACTGAAGAACTGCCTGAGTGAGGCAGAGGCCTGCGTGTCCCGGGCTCTGGGACTAGTCAGCGGCCAGGAAGCAGG CCCCCACAGGGTGGCTGGTCTACAGATGACCCTGGCTGAGCTCCGGGCATTTCTGGACCAGATGAACAACCTGCCTTGTGCCATGCACCAGATTGGGGATGTCAAG GGTATTCTGGAACAGGTGGAGGCCTACCAGGCTGAGGCCCGTGAGGCCCTGGCCTCGCTGCCCTCCAGTCCAGGGCTACTGCAGTCCCTGTTGGAGAGGGGGCAGCTGCTAGGGGTGGAGGTGCCCGAGGCCCAGCAGCTCCAGCGGCAGGTGGAACAGGCACGATGGCTGGATGAGGTGAAGCGCACGCTGGCCCCCTCAGCCCGGAGGGGCACCCTGGCTGTCATGCGGGGACTTTTGGTCGCGGGTGCTAGCGTAGCCCCTAGCCCTGCTGTGGACAAAGCCCGGGCTGAGCTGCAGGAGCTGCTGACCATTGCTGAACGCTGGGAGGAGAAAGCCCACCTCTGCTTGGAGGCCAG GCAGAAGCATCCACCAGCCACACTCGAGGCCATAATCCATGAGGCAGAAAACATCCCTGTTCACTTGCCCAACATCCAGGCTCTCAAGGAGGCTCTTGCTAAGGCCCGGGCCTGGATTGCTGATGTGGATGAGATCCAA AATGGTGACCACTACCCCTGCTTGGATGACTTAGAGGGCCTGGTGGCTGTGGGCCGGGACCTACCTGTGGGCTTGGAGGAGCTGAGACAGCTAGAGCTGCAGGTACTGACGGCACACTCCTGGAGGGAGAAGGCATCCAAGACTTTCCTCAAGAGGAATTCCTGCTACACGCTGCTGGAG GTGCTCTGCCCGTGTGCAGACGCCGGCTCAGACAGCACCAAGCGCAGCCGGTGGATGGAGAAGGAGCTGGGGTTGTACAAATCTGACACGGAGCTGCTGGGACTGTCTGCACAGGacctcagggacccaggctctgtG ATCGTGGCCTTCAAGGAGGGGgaacagaaggagaaggagggtaTCCTGCAGCTGCGTCGCACCAACTCCGCCAAGCCCAGTCCACTGGCATCATCGACCACAGCTTCCTCTGCAACCTCCGTCTGTGTGTGTGGGCAGGTGCCGGCCGGGGTGGGAGCTCTGCAGTGTGACCTGTGTCAGGACTGGTTCCATGGGCGATGTGTGTCGGTACCCCGCCTCCTCAGCTCCCCAAGGCCCAGTCCCACCTCGTCCCCGCTGCTGGCCTGGTGGGAGTGGGACACCAAATTCTTGTGTCCGCTGTGCATGCGCTCACGGCGCCCCCGCCTGGAGACCATCCTGGCACTGCTGGTAGCCCTGCAGAGACTGCCTGTGCGGCTGCCTGAGGGCGAGGCCCTGCAGTGTCTCACAGAGAGGGCCATCAGCTGGCAAGGCCGTGCCAGGCAGGCTTTGGCCTCTGAGGATGTGACTGCTCTGTTGGGACGGCTGGCCGAGCTTCGCCAGCGGCTGCAGGCTGAACCCAGGCCTGAGGAACCCCCTACCTACCCTTCAGCCCCTGCCTCTGACCCTCTCAGAGAAGGCAGTGGCAAGGATATGCCCAAG GTCCAGGGGTTGCTGGAGAACGGAGACAGTGTGACCAGTCCTGAGAAGGTAGCCCCCGGGGAGGGCTCAG TGGTGGGGATACAACCAGGAGCAGTCTCTAACCCAGCCTGTCCCCGCAACCCACCAGACCTGGAGCTGCTTTCCTCGCTGTTGCCACAGTTGACTGGCCCTGTGTTGGAGCTGCCTGAGGCAACTCGGGCCCCTCTAGAGGAGCTTATGTTAGAAGGGGACCTGCTTGAGGTGACCCTGGATGAAAACCACAGCATTTGGCAGCTATTGCAGGCTGGGCAGCCTCCAGACATGGAGCGGATCCGCACACTTCTAGAG CTGGAAAAGGCAGAGCGCCATGGGAGCCGGGCACGGGGCCGGGCGTTGGAGAGGCGGCGACGGCGGAAGGTGGATCGGGGTGGGGAGGGCGATGACCCAGCCCGAGAGGAGCTAGAGCCAAAGAGGGTACGGAGCTCAGGGCCAGAGGCtgaggaggcccaggaggaggaggagctggaggaggagactGGGGGTGAgggccccccccaacccctgcccaccACTGGCAGCCCCAGCACCCAGGAGAACCAGAATGGCTTGGAGCCGGCACTAGGGGCCACTTCAGGCCCCTCGGCCCCTTTCTCTACTCTGACTCCTAGGCTGCATGTGCCCTGCCCACAGCAGCCACCTCAGCAACAGTTGTGA